A stretch of the Cydia amplana chromosome 6, ilCydAmpl1.1, whole genome shotgun sequence genome encodes the following:
- the LOC134649212 gene encoding synaptic plasticity regulator PANTS, with protein MSPTSSETSTANEETNNSQVELDTDKWFIRDCDVYKDEYKECTSFRGRFHQYFIFGETLNCNQWKKDYDNCCKWESDRDEKAATALIESEKARRLERLKAHYRNDIWKKREGPPADWDKPLPEWMQKRQENTFLDHKAKEYREGTLGETPGEWGCSIM; from the exons ATGTCACCAACGAGCAGCGAAACAAGTACAGCTAACGAAGAAACTAACAATAGCCAAGTAGAGCTTGATACAGATAAGTGGTTT ATAAGAGACTGTGATGTCTACAAGGATGAATATAAAGAGTGCACAAGCTTCCGCGGCCGTTTCCACCAGTACTTCATTTTCGGTGAGACCCTCAACTGCAACCAGTGGAAGAAGGACTATGATAACTGCTGCAAGTGGGAATCTGACAGGGATGAGAAGGCAGCG ACAGCACTAATAGAGAGTGAAAAGGCGCGTCGCTTGGAGAGACTAAAAGCCCACTACAGAAATGATATCTGGAAGAAGCGAGAGGGTCCACCCGCTGACTGGGATAAGCCTCTACCCGAGTGGATGCAGAAGAGACAGGAGAACACATTCCTGGACCACAAGGCTAAGGAATATAGAGAAGGAACGCTAGGAGAGACTCCTGGGGAATGGGGGTGTTCTATCATGTGA
- the LOC134648650 gene encoding probable tRNA (uracil-O(2)-)-methyltransferase, whose translation MLKEIATTITASGFWQSVNILITKFHVVNKRVWGSMVLHKCNCKPITSNILNWCLPDQCGKGDKIDNVDLYLDYLLTNLQLQQCNVSNSDVIEIILSELLPKNYSDSHAVQLTCLQKDRNLVTFYDVTPENENQNICPNYSYSLQLNSNMILLKANCDSSSKSFQWLLNTVLPQFVKWGQECVNTIPNSQFCSQSLALVSIDKYYMRYNELKMKYGKEMVKIWPECTDPSKFVYEDVAIATYLLLLWKEERTQQGSNILQSFVDLGCGNGLLVYILSKEGHPGVGIDVRKRQIWDMFGADVKLEEKTITPSDTHLFPDTDWIIGNHSDELTPWIPVISARSSYKCNFFLLPCCAFNFDGTKYQRQNSSKSQYTEYLEHIKQLCEDIGFKTDVDRLKIPSTKRICLLGRGRTYKEKAFEDQCNQIQNLIDKEQVNRNENVWINDFKPRDPVEKVKNCTQIDKNLIQSIVSNITNYLLEGCNVSNIWNSGKVAEINELVQLIPHDQLKALKSECGGLQTLLKNNHHIFKVQSGKVQLRYPKTVEEVKKDSQYKKNKAKSGNIRIQFRPCWFYNHHPQGCPLSDDKCSFLHAKS comes from the exons ATGTTAAAAGAAATTGCAACAACTATCACTGCAAGTGGGTTTTGGCAATCTGTGAATATCCTGATTACAAAATTTCATGTAGTAAATAAAAGAGTATGGGGCAGCATGGTGTTACACAAATGCAATTGCAAACCAATAACTTCAAACATTTTAAATTGGTGTTTACCTGATCAGTGTGGAAAAGGGGACAAAATAgataatgtagatttatatttagactatttacttACGAATTTACAACTTCAGCAGTGTAATGTATCAAATTCTGATGTTATAGAGATTATACTCTCAGAATTGCTCCCTAAAAATTATAGTGATAGCCACGCAGTTCAACTAACTTGTCTACAAAAAGACAGAAATCTAGTTACATTTTATGATGTTACACCAGAAAATGAAAATCAGAATATATGCccaaattattcttattctttgcAATTGAATAGCAACATGATTCTCCTGAAGGCTAATTGTG ACTCGAGCTCCAAGTCATTTCAGTGGCTTTTAAATACAGTACTGCCACAATTTGTCAAATGGGGACAAGAATGTGTGAATACAATACCTAATTCACAGTTTTGTAGTCAATCTCTGGCCTTAGTTTCCATTGATAAATACTACATGAGGTATAATGAGCTAAAGATGAAGTATGGGAAAGAAATGGTTAAG ataTGGCCTGAATGTACAGATCCTAGCAAATTTGTTTATGAAGATGTGGCAATAGCCACTTACCTGCTTTTACTCTGGAAAGAGGAAAGAACACAGCAAGGCTCTAACATTCTTCAAAGCTTTGTGGACTTGGGCTGTGGAAATGGCTTGCTGGTGTATATCTTGTCAAAGGAAGGGCATCCTGGAGTTGGTATTgatgttagaaagagacaaataTGGGACATGTTTGGTGCTGATGTAAAATTAGAA GAAAAGACCATTACACCATCTGATACACATCTATTTCCTGACACTGATTGGATAATAGGCAATCATTCAGATGAGCTGACCCCATGGATCCCAGTGATTTCAGCAAGAAGCTCCTACAAATGTAATTTCTTCTTACTCCCATGTTGTGCATTTAACTTTGATGGTACCAAATACCAAAGGCAAAATTCATCTAAAAGTCAATATACAGAGTATTTGGAACACATAAAGCAATTGTGTGAAGACATTGGTTTTAAAACAGATGTTGACAGGTTGAAAATACCCAGCACCAAGAGAATCTGTCTTTTAGGCAGAGGTCGGACATATAAAGAGAAAGCTTTTGAAGATCAATGTAACCAGATACAAAATCTTATTGATAAGGAACAAGTGAACAGAAATGAAAATgtatggataaatgattttaaaCCTAGAGATCCAGTAGAAAAAGTCAAAAATTGCACTCAAATAGACAAAAACTTAATACAATCAATTGTGAGTAATATAACCAACTATTTACTTGAAGGTTGTAATGTATCAAATATCTGGAATTCTGGTAAAGTTGCAGAAATTAATGAGCTAGTACAATTGATACCACATGATCAATTGAAAGCTTTAAAATCAGAGTGTGGTGGTTTACAAACACTGTTGAAGAACAATCACCACATATTCAAAGTCCAAAGTGGCAAAGTCCAGTTGAGGTATCCTAAAACAGTTGAAGAAGTAAAGAAGGATAGTCAGTACAAGAAGAATAAAGCTAAGTCTGGAAACATCAGGATACAGTTTCGGCCATGTTGGTTTTACAACCATCACCCACAGGGATGCCCACTGTCAGATGACAAGTGCAGTTTCTTACATGCTAAGAGCTGA
- the LOC134648670 gene encoding putative aldehyde dehydrogenase family 7 member A1 homolog — protein sequence MSRILCRGVLSLRVISAPMARNASYLIEDPKYSFLKDLGLEKKNVGVFNGKWQANGQVIQSFSPANGKVIAEVQAASPSDYESCAAAAQEAWREWAELPAPARGEVVRQIGDALRENLQPLGQLVSLEMGKILPEAIGEVVEYIHVCDLALGLSRSLPGTILPSERPGHVLIEKWNPLGAIGIITAFNFPVAVFGWNSAIAMVCGDTSVWKPSDTTPLIAVAVTKIVEGVLVKNNIPGAVASLCVGGKDVGQQLVKDPRMKLVSFTGSTAVGQQVGVEVQKRFGRHLLELGGNNAIIVNADANLDLLLQAALFACAGTAGQRCTTTRRLLLHKKVYSEVVSRLTKAFAGVVSKIGDPLLPETLIGPLHTPAAVEAYKKTVAEIVKAGGKIEFGGKVIEREGYFVEPTIVTGLRHDHRLVHTECFAPIVYCLEIPDLAAGIAYNNEVEQGLSSSLFTESLADIFKWIGPGGSDCGIVNVNIPTSGAEVGGAFGGEKATGGGRECGADSWRSYMRRATVTINYSGAITLAQNIQFGD from the exons ATGAGTCGTATCTTGTGCCGTGGAGTGCTCTCGCTTCGTGTTATCTCAGCACCGATGGCTCGAAACGCTAGTTACCTTATTGAGGACCCTAAATATTCCTTCTTGAAGGATTTGGGCTTGGAGAAGAAGAATGTGGGTGTGTTCAACGGGAAATGGCAGGCCAATGGGCAG GTAATCCAATCCTTCAGCCCAGCCAACGGCAAGGTCATAGCCGAAGTCCAGGCGGCCAGTCCATCTGACTACGAGTCCTGCGCCGCGGCAGCGCAGGAGGCCTGGCGCGAATGGGCGGAGCTCCCGGCGCCGGCGCGAGGGGAAGTGGTGCGGCAGATTGGCGACGCGCTGAGAGAGAACTTGCAACCGTTGGGGCAGCTTGTGTCGCTTGAAATGG GTAAAATCCTCCCCGAGGCCATCGGTGAAGTGGTGGAGTACATCCACGTATGCGACCTGGCTTTGGGCCTGTCCCGCTCTTTGCCCGGCACCATCCTGCCTTCAGAACGCCCTGGTCACGTGCTCATCGAGAAATGGAACCCGTTGGGAGCTATTGGCATTATCACCGCGTTTAACTTCCCTGTAGCCGTGTTTGGTTGGAACAGCGCCATTGCaatg GTTTGCGGCGACACAAGCGTATGGAAGCCCTCAGACACGACCCCACTGATCGCGGTCGCCGTTACTAAGATTGTGGAGGGCGTTCTGGTCAAGAACAACATCCCTGGCGCCGTCGCCTCGTTGTGCGTCGGCGGTAAAGATGTCGGCCAACAGCTGGTCAAGGATCCGAGGATGAAGCTGGTCTCCTTCACTGGCAGCACTGCCGTTGGACAACAG GTCGGAGTGGAAGTGCAGAAGCGCTTCGGGCGCCACCTGCTGGAGCTGGGCGGCAACAACGCCATCATCGTCAACGCGGACGCCAACCTGGACCTGCTCCTGCAGGCCGCGTTGTTCGCGTGCGCCGGCACCGCGGGCCAGCGCTGCACCACCACCCGCAGGCTGCTGCTGCACAAGAAG GTGTACAGCGAAGTCGTATCCCGCCTAACCAAGGCCTTCGCCGGCGTAGTGAGCAAGATCGGTGACCCCCTACTGCCAGAAACACTCATCGGGCCCCTACACACGCCGGCTGCCGTTGAAGCTTATAAGAAGACGGTTGCTGAAATCGTTAAGGCGGGCGGCAAGATCGAGTTTGGTGGAAAG GTGATCGAGCGTGAAGGATACTTCGTGGAGCCCACCATCGTGACGGGCCTGCGCCACGACCACAGGCTCGTCCACACCGAGTGCTTCGCGCCCATCGTCTACTGCCTCGAGATCCCGGACCTGGCTGCTGGCATCGCGTACAACAACGAAGTCGAACAAGGGCTCTCGTCGAGCCTGTTCACTGAGAGCTTAGCTGATATCTTCAAG TGGATCGGTCCCGGAGGCTCGGACTGCGGCATCGTGAACGTGAACATCCCGACGAGCGGCGCGGAGGTGGGCGGCGCGTTCGGCGGCGAGAAGGCCACGGGCGGCGGCCGCGAGTGCGGCGCCGACAGCTGGAGGAGCTACATGCGCCGCGCCACCGTCACCATCAACTACTCGGGGGCCATTACACTGGCGCAGAATATTCAGTTTGGAGATTAA
- the LOC134648651 gene encoding peroxisomal targeting signal 1 receptor: protein MSLNKLVGGDCGGNNSLVQLSNIVSRDAAISQPLSQSDRFVNEFMTQNSQVPQTFNMNALLNNIPEVEKIGAQQSKPTISPGLVGNRPQIAPWMAGPSSSFIPPQHMLRPFYMPHQPMMQQQQKSNVQIEYVKESDLQKPEATDVKAKAQEYVDTVKNDDELAYNQFMSFMKRISSGELNLGASTESSQKSRDEIIDEMAEKYKDEWAKLSDGLNSDYWSTEAANGIAEDYAFTEGNVMLENKNALELGKEKLKMGDIPGAVLCFEAACQQQPDSAEAWFMLGTTQAENEQDPLAITALKKSLQIDPRQLEAYITLAAAYTNENMPKYAFMSLIDWLKASPKYNDLLPQDIDPKSLDLKGLEAHVKSLYLRAAQMNPSQIDPDVQNALGVVFNISQEYDKAVDCFKAALMVANTDSKLWNRLGATLANSERSEEAVDAYHEALSLEPGFIRARYNVGITCMNLGAHKQAAEHFLVALNQQYKAKNMFPESTSGDVSSSTIWTTLRMVCSFMGEHEVARFVDERNLSELNKFFEIE from the coding sequence ATGTCTTTAAATAAACTCGTTGGAGGCGACTGCGGAGGCAATAACTCACTTGTTCAGTTGTCTAACATCGTCAGCCGGGATGCGGCTATCTCTCAACCGCTGTCTCAATCAGACAGGTTTGTCAACGAATTCATGACTCAGAACTCCCAAGTACCACAAACATTTAATATGAATGCTTTACTTAATAATATTCCTGAGGTGGAAAAAATTGGAGCCCAACAATCCAAGCCCACAATAAGTCCAGGACTTGTTGGAAATAGGCCACAAATAGCTCCATGGATGGCAGGGCCTTCATCCTCTTTCATTCCCCCGCAACACATGCTAAGACCATTTTATATGCCTCATCAACCTATGATGCAGCAACAACAGAAATCAAATGTTCAAATTGAATATGTGAAAGAATCTGATCTTCAGAAACCTGAGGCCACTGATGTTAAAGCAAAAGCTCAAGAGTATGTGGATACTGTAAAGAATGATGATGAATTGGCTTATAATCAATTCATGTCATTTATGAAGAGGATAAGTTCAGGGGAGCTTAACTTGGGAGCATCAACAGAAAGTAGTCAAAAGTCAAGAGATGAAATAATTGATGAAATGGCAGAAAAGTACAAAGATGAATGGGCCAAGCTGAGTGATGGACTTAACTCGGATTACTGGAGTACAGAAGCTGCAAATGGTATAGCAGAGGACTATGCATTTACTGAAGGAAATGTTATGCTGGAAAATAAGAATGCTCTTGAATTAGGCAAAGAAAAGTTGAAAATGGGCGATATTCCCGGGGCTGTATTATGCTTTGAAGCAGCTTGCCAACAACAGCCTGACTCAGCAGAAGCATGGTTTATGTTGGGAACAACACAGGCTGAAAATGAACAGGATCCCTTAGCTATTACAGCACTGAAGAAATCTCTACAGATTGATCCTAGACAATTGGAAGCATACATCACACTTGCAGCTGCTTACACTAATGAAAACATGCCTAAATATGCATTCATGTCACTAATTGACTGGCTAAAAGCAAGTCCCAAATACAATGATTTGTTACCTCAGGATATTGATCCTAAGAGCTTAGATTTGAAAGGGTTAGAAGCTCATGTAAAGTCATTATATCTCAGAGCTGCCCAAATGAATCCCTCTCAAATTGATCCTGATGTTCAAAATGCTCTGGGAGTAGTGTTCAATATTAGTCAGGAGTATGACAAGGCTGTAGACTGCTTTAAGGCAGCTCTAATGGTTGCTAATACAGACTCAAAGCTGTGGAATAGACTTGGGGCAACTTTAGCAAATAGTGAAAGATCTGAGGAGGCAGTTGATGCTTATCATGAAGCCTTGAGCTTGGAGCCAGGGTTTATCAGGGCAAGATACAATGTTGGCATTACTTGTATGAATTTAGGCGCTCACAAGCAGGCAGCAGAGCATTTCCTAGTAGCATTGAACCAGCAATATAAAGCCAAGAATATGTTCCCTGAATCCACATCTGGAGATGTCAGTTCATCAACAATTTGGACAACACTGAGAATGGTGTGCTCATTTATGGGTGAACATGAAGTGGCCAGATTTGTAGATGAGAGAAATTTAAGTGAATTGAATAAATTCTTTGAGATAGAATAA